DNA from Triplophysa dalaica isolate WHDGS20190420 chromosome 9, ASM1584641v1, whole genome shotgun sequence:
tacttttttgtgtgtgtgtgatttttgttgttgtcgcaataatcagctactttacttttttcaaacgagaccaaccgtaaatctgtattccaaagaattcacgagtaccgccattttagttccaacatgcattttcatgtgtaggctcaaaaagggctcagaCAGTTAACAGGTTAAAAAACGCCCAAGGAAATCTGTGTTCTAGAGTCTAAGACCTTTCcgatgatatatagtttgtcatgattcgattagaaattacatgcaaaatattgaggcaaacttaggtgtcccgtatacggaacagCTTACAGTTAACTGGCTGCCTGTGTTGAGTGCAGTCGTGGAATTGTTTGATCTAGTTGTTAAATGTGTCCCCAGTTTAAACATTTATCTTGTATTTAGACTCGTCGTTTGACTTTTTAGGCTTTTGAAAAACGCTTTaatttgttcataaatacaacaaataaattaGGGGATTTAAGAAATCTACatttatgtatacatttttgccAATATtagttattaaattacacaaagcATAACAGCATTTATTCTCTGATGCGTGAAGGCATCAGCAACCCCTTTCTCTATCATGTAATCCTGTATCGCTCTCCAAACGGCATTAGATAACTACATAAAATAATGCACAAAACGGGAAAATATTCGATTTAGCATTCAGAAATTTACTAGAATTACATGTACATCTTATTATGTTTGCATTCGGGAAGAGTGAATCCTCCAAAAACCATTATAACATTTTCCTGCCAGAGAGTTTGGACACGAAAGCAACAGTGCGAAACTTTATAGGGTACTTAATATTCCTTCATGTATGTGTCAGTGGTGGCGACGTACTTATCCACGACGTCAGTGTCACGCATCTATGGTGGCGACGTACTTATTCGGGACATTAGTGTCACGAGTCATTCTTCTCTCATGTAAAAGTACACGACAGTCTCCTTCGGTAGGTAATCCGTGGCATATTTCAATCGCCATACAGTCCAGGTACGTCGTCACAACGTAACTGTGCCGGGAAGATATTAAATGCATAGGCTCTAGCTGTGCTCTGTAGAAGGAACTTTGTCTAGCagcaaaaaaggcaaaaaaagttaataatttaattcTGGATTTACAGCAAAAGCAAGCTGTTCAATTCATTTCTTCTCAAAGAGACGTTCATGTGACTAGGCTTTACGCCCCTCAATATGGtctttaaatgttgtttcagaaaTTGTAAATTCAACTCCCATTGTTTAAATGTCCTAATAAATATCCTTGAAGAATATAACTTGACGTAACTCCCTAAAGTATTTCTAACCAGTTATGCACTGTTGTCAAGTCAACATAACCACGTATCCTACAACTTTAAATTTTGAAGACAGCGCAGACCAGCCCAATGACGAAACTGTATGTAATGTGACAGGATCACTATTATACTGGGCTAGGCAATACTGCTCATGAAGGGTGCATCTCGGTACGCTGGGATACGTTTGGATTTACAGCTTTATACGTCACTTCAACTGAAAGTGGAAGCTAACAAAACGTTTCATTATTGGTTTTGCATGTTTGGAGTAATACAAGAATTTGGACAGATGACATTCGCGATTCTGCATAATGAGGATTAGATATGGACCTGCCGTTTTGTCTTTTTGGCATTTACgcaattctttaaaaatgttgatcgAGGTAAGTTGGTACAGTTTGTTAAAGTTGCAATACCGCGGTACCACGAGTAACGTTAGCCTTTCTGTAATGTCAGATTAACGAATTTAACAATGCTTGCTGTCAGTGCAGCAGGCTACGCGAGATGTTATGCGAACTCTCTACTAATAAGTGAATATATCTTAACAAACTTTGTTAAATCACCCCGTTGCTCTAATTTTGAGTTAATTCAATTGTAACATATTAGTTAACTAAGTCGTATTTTTATAGCGTGCGAataaatagctttcctgtagctcagtggtaagaggtgggttctatcccaggggattgcaaatacctatgtaaaatgtataggataaagcgatgtaagtcgctttggataaaattgaATGTAATAATATGACACGCACACTAATATATTTGTGATTAAAAACTATTGTTTCTCTTTTCTACATTGAATTCTGTCCttgttttttcttatgttttattAGAATGGAGACAAGTGTGAGCGTCTTGAGAGATGTAATCCAATATGTGTCTAATAATAAATAGAAGATGTAGGAGGGAAATGTAACCATTCAGAATCCTTCCTGGCAGACCTGATGAAGAATCTCGTGGTGTGAGAGGACTGGAGCATGTTTGTTATAAAGACAAATCTTCTCCACTATTCCATGCATTCCGCTTTCTTGTTTCTGTATGTGGTCATCATGTTAACGAGTCAGATAAAGTGTAACGTCAGGCCTACATTTGGATGCAGTTACGAAGGTGTAGCAGAAGTGACAACGTTTGCAGTGGAGTTGCGCAAGATGGTACAtctgatttatatatttactttaacCTCATGTAGGAGTACTGTAATTATTCCATGAAATATCCAATTGTAAGGGTCACAATTCTTAAAGTAGGCGTGTTTTTACATGATAGGAAACACATGGCTGCATGCTGTACACACCAACTCTAGCAGATTTTGAGGTATGGGATTATACATGTTGTCATCATCAGTGTTCTATTtgaatatgtattatttatttggtttaaaaaattcatcaattttattcatttacaattaGAGCCAATAGATTATCACCACATTTTTGTAGAAAAACTAGTCTGTTGTAGCTTGTACGGTTTAGATAGACTTAAAT
Protein-coding regions in this window:
- the il15l gene encoding LOW QUALITY PROTEIN: interleukin 15, like (The sequence of the model RefSeq protein was modified relative to this genomic sequence to represent the inferred CDS: substituted 1 base at 1 genomic stop codon), with translation MKNLVVXEDWSMFVIKTNLLHYSMHSAFLFLYVVIMLTSQIKCNVRPTFGCSYEGVAEVTTFAVELRKMETHGCMLYTPTLADFEQNCSKSTLTCFKLEVEVLMVEIQFEARFSHLRRILNKLTTTLKDKRNSCPVCEVYGEESPETFLKTLQSVFQRMNAKNC